In one window of Gloeocapsa sp. DLM2.Bin57 DNA:
- a CDS encoding DNA-directed RNA polymerase subunit beta', with translation MVFYNKIIDKGSLKKLIAWSFSKHGSARTAQVADELKAMGFRYATKAGVSISVEDLQVPDAKREMLKSAEAEIEKTETRYAKGEITEVERFQKVIDTWNSTSEALKDEVVENFRKTDPLNSVYMMAFSGARGNMSQVRQLVGMRGLMANPQGEIIDLPIKTNFREGLTVTEYIISSYGARKGLVDTALRTADSGYLTRRLVDVSQDMIVREYDCGTQRSVTVEPMRSGDRIVIPLSDRLFGRVLAQDVIDPKTQEVIASRNQEIDQELADKISAVTDKVEVRSALTCEAARSVCQKCYGWSLAHGKLVDLGEAVGIIAAQSIGEPGTQLTMRTFHTGGVFTGEVARQVKAEQAGKLVFKGVNTRKVRTRHGDEVEQVEIPGDLVIETGGKKNITISVTPGSVIYAKEGETVNKGQLLVEISLAKHQKSTEKATKDVASDLAGEVLFGDITSEEKIDRQGNATRTASRGGLLWILSGEVYNLPPGAESVVNNGDQIEVGTILAETKLVTASGGVVRLEEGSREIEIITASVVLDRAEVTIESSAGTEQYVIDTYSGQRFRLIATPGMKVQNHQVVAELLDDRYQTHSGGIIKYAGIEIAKGGRKQGYEITKGGTILWIPEESHEVNKDISLLEVEDGQYVEAHTEIVKDIFCQSAGVVEVIQKNDILREIIIKPGIYYQDIDPSFQDQIPNNTVVSPGTEITPGIIVEELSYCEFLETSMGYGILLRPVQEYTIETEAGTPSQDSINQEGNHSIELRSVQKLFYKDGERVKSVEGVSLLSTQLVLEIQSPSEYANANLSADIELISDPVDEEVKRLQLVVLESLGLRRDSDHDPLAGTIQTRLLVKDGDEIPPGAIVARTEIQSKAEGVVRGIREGVEAIRRILIMREADLHTIPCSGSKLKIGHLIVGDTEIAPGVNSPESGQVVEVQPDSVTIRLARPYRVSPGAILHINDGDLVQRGDYLVLLVFERSKTGDIIQGLPRIEELLEARKPKEACVLCRRPGICQVQYLDDDSVEIKVVEDNGTISDYPIGPGQSVVVSDNQKVEAGQPLTDGPSNPHEILETFFNYYVEIQGIYEAACGAIEKTQKFLVDQVQSVYQSQGIDISDKHIEVIVRQMTCKARIDDSGDTTMLPGELIEIRQIEQVNESMAIVGGAPARYTPVLLGITKASLNTDSFISAASFQETTRVLTEAAIEGKSDWLRGLKENVIIGRLIPAGTGFNAYEESLLNNYEPGEESEPQTYDSTSKSRNFRKLEVPEEEYVDESYDIYPSVDSEDMVVDDRTARVYAQEVAEVSPYDSSEFEEDDQDDYDLESEEE, from the coding sequence AGGGGAAATTACAGAAGTAGAACGCTTTCAAAAAGTAATTGATACCTGGAATAGTACCTCAGAAGCTCTCAAAGACGAAGTGGTAGAGAACTTCAGAAAGACAGATCCCCTGAACTCAGTCTATATGATGGCTTTTTCGGGAGCCCGTGGTAACATGAGTCAGGTACGCCAATTAGTAGGAATGCGTGGACTAATGGCTAATCCTCAAGGGGAAATTATTGACCTACCCATTAAAACCAATTTCCGCGAAGGCTTGACTGTTACAGAATATATTATCTCTTCCTACGGCGCACGCAAAGGTCTCGTAGATACCGCCCTCAGAACCGCAGACTCGGGTTATCTAACTAGACGTCTCGTAGATGTGTCCCAAGATATGATCGTCAGAGAATATGACTGCGGCACACAAAGAAGTGTAACAGTAGAACCAATGCGCAGCGGCGATCGCATCGTTATCCCCCTGAGCGATCGCTTGTTTGGGAGAGTATTAGCACAAGACGTAATCGACCCTAAAACTCAAGAAGTAATCGCTAGCCGTAACCAGGAAATAGACCAAGAACTAGCGGATAAAATTAGTGCAGTTACCGATAAGGTAGAAGTACGTTCAGCTCTAACCTGTGAAGCTGCTCGCTCAGTCTGTCAAAAATGCTACGGATGGTCACTAGCTCACGGAAAATTAGTTGACCTTGGCGAAGCAGTAGGAATTATTGCAGCTCAATCCATCGGAGAACCAGGAACTCAGCTAACCATGCGTACCTTCCACACAGGAGGGGTCTTCACAGGAGAAGTAGCTCGTCAAGTTAAAGCCGAACAAGCAGGTAAACTAGTCTTTAAAGGAGTTAACACCCGCAAAGTACGTACCCGCCACGGCGACGAAGTAGAACAGGTAGAAATACCAGGAGATTTGGTTATCGAAACAGGTGGTAAGAAAAATATCACTATTTCTGTAACCCCTGGTTCTGTTATCTACGCAAAAGAAGGAGAAACCGTCAACAAAGGTCAATTACTCGTAGAGATATCTTTAGCTAAACATCAAAAATCCACCGAAAAAGCCACTAAAGACGTAGCCTCAGACCTCGCAGGAGAAGTACTCTTTGGGGATATAACCTCTGAAGAAAAAATAGACCGCCAAGGGAATGCTACTAGAACCGCAAGTCGTGGAGGTTTACTCTGGATTCTCTCAGGAGAAGTCTATAACCTGCCACCAGGAGCAGAATCTGTAGTCAATAATGGTGACCAAATAGAAGTAGGGACAATTCTAGCGGAAACTAAATTAGTGACAGCTTCAGGAGGCGTAGTTAGACTAGAAGAGGGTAGCCGTGAAATCGAAATTATTACCGCTTCGGTAGTTTTAGACCGCGCTGAAGTGACAATCGAAAGCAGCGCAGGGACAGAACAATACGTCATTGATACCTATAGCGGTCAACGCTTCCGTCTGATCGCTACCCCAGGAATGAAAGTCCAAAATCATCAAGTAGTAGCAGAATTACTCGACGATCGCTATCAAACACATAGCGGGGGAATTATTAAATACGCAGGGATAGAAATCGCCAAGGGAGGACGTAAACAGGGTTACGAAATTACTAAAGGAGGTACAATCCTCTGGATACCAGAAGAAAGTCACGAAGTTAACAAAGATATCTCTCTGTTAGAAGTAGAAGACGGACAATACGTAGAAGCTCACACCGAAATAGTTAAAGATATCTTCTGTCAAAGCGCAGGAGTCGTAGAGGTAATCCAGAAAAACGATATTCTACGGGAGATTATTATTAAACCAGGAATCTATTATCAAGATATAGATCCTTCTTTCCAAGATCAAATACCTAATAACACCGTAGTTAGCCCAGGAACAGAAATTACACCAGGAATTATAGTAGAAGAATTAAGTTACTGTGAATTCCTCGAAACCTCTATGGGTTATGGTATTCTCTTACGACCAGTACAAGAATATACCATAGAAACTGAAGCAGGAACACCGTCTCAAGATTCTATCAATCAAGAGGGTAATCATAGTATAGAATTGCGCTCAGTACAAAAACTATTCTATAAAGACGGCGAAAGAGTAAAGTCAGTAGAAGGTGTGTCTTTACTTAGTACTCAACTAGTCCTAGAAATTCAATCACCATCTGAATATGCTAACGCTAATCTCAGCGCTGATATAGAATTGATTAGTGATCCAGTAGATGAAGAGGTCAAACGTCTCCAGTTAGTCGTACTAGAATCCCTAGGATTGCGCAGAGATAGCGATCATGACCCTCTAGCAGGTACTATCCAAACTAGACTACTCGTTAAAGATGGTGACGAAATTCCACCAGGAGCGATCGTCGCTCGCACAGAAATACAATCGAAAGCAGAGGGAGTAGTACGAGGTATCCGTGAAGGAGTAGAAGCAATTCGCCGTATTCTGATTATGCGGGAAGCAGATCTACACACGATACCCTGTTCTGGTAGTAAGCTCAAAATCGGTCATCTAATCGTCGGAGATACCGAAATCGCCCCAGGAGTAAATAGTCCCGAATCAGGTCAAGTCGTTGAGGTTCAACCAGACTCCGTAACTATACGTCTGGCTCGTCCCTATCGCGTCTCCCCAGGAGCTATCCTACATATTAATGATGGAGATTTAGTACAACGAGGTGACTATTTGGTCTTACTCGTCTTTGAACGTTCCAAAACAGGGGATATTATTCAAGGTTTACCCCGTATCGAAGAACTTCTCGAAGCTCGTAAACCAAAAGAAGCTTGTGTACTTTGTCGTCGTCCGGGAATCTGTCAAGTTCAGTATCTAGACGATGACTCCGTAGAAATTAAAGTTGTCGAAGATAATGGCACGATTAGTGACTATCCCATCGGTCCTGGTCAAAGCGTTGTAGTTTCAGATAATCAAAAAGTAGAAGCAGGACAACCTCTCACTGATGGTCCTTCTAATCCCCATGAGATTCTCGAAACCTTCTTTAATTACTATGTGGAAATTCAGGGAATCTATGAAGCAGCTTGTGGAGCGATCGAAAAAACTCAGAAATTCCTGGTAGATCAGGTTCAGTCAGTATATCAATCTCAAGGTATCGATATCTCTGATAAACACATCGAAGTGATTGTACGTCAAATGACCTGTAAAGCTCGTATAGATGATAGCGGAGATACAACAATGCTCCCTGGAGAGTTGATAGAAATACGCCAAATAGAACAAGTTAATGAGTCTATGGCGATCGTTGGTGGTGCACCTGCTCGTTATACTCCAGTACTTTTGGGCATAACTAAAGCTTCTTTGAATACCGATAGCTTTATTAGTGCTGCTAGTTTCCAGGAAACCACAAGAGTACTAACAGAAGCGGCGATCGAAGGTAAGTCAGATTGGTTACGAGGACTCAAAGAAAACGTCATTATTGGTCGTCTGATTCCTGCAGGTACAGGTTTTAACGCCTATGAAGAGTCGTTGCTAAACAATTATGAACCAGGAGAAGAATCAGAACCACAGACTTATGATTCAACATCTAAATCCCGCAATTTCCGTAAACTCGAAGTTCCAGAGGAAGAGTATGTCGATGAGTCTTACGATATCTATCCTAGTGTGGACTCAGAAGATATGGTTGTAGATGATCGCACCGCTAGAGTTTATGCTCAAGAAGTAGCAGAAGTATCTCCCTATGATTCTAGTGAGTTTGAGGAAGATGACCAGGATGATTATGATTTAGAATCAGAAGAGGAATAA
- the ybeY gene encoding rRNA maturation RNase YbeY, translating into MKVIVNIQGEDSQLGSSQPIPLATWEDWFQTWLNDLETELPEAEAYELSLRLTDDQEITQFNSQYRQQNNPTDVLAFAALEADIPWSEELNSEPLYLGDLIISLETAARQAQTKGHSLKLELAWLASHGCLHLLGWDHPDEASLELMLDQQENLLKLVDLSFDLLK; encoded by the coding sequence ATGAAAGTTATCGTTAATATTCAAGGTGAGGATTCTCAGTTAGGATCATCTCAACCCATTCCACTCGCAACTTGGGAAGATTGGTTTCAAACTTGGCTAAATGATTTAGAAACCGAACTCCCTGAAGCAGAAGCTTATGAGTTGAGTTTGAGACTAACTGATGATCAAGAAATAACTCAATTTAATTCTCAATATCGTCAGCAAAATAACCCGACAGATGTGCTAGCTTTTGCAGCATTAGAAGCAGACATTCCCTGGAGTGAAGAGTTAAACTCAGAACCACTTTATCTAGGGGATTTAATTATCTCTCTAGAAACCGCAGCTCGTCAAGCCCAAACTAAAGGACATTCTTTAAAACTAGAATTAGCTTGGTTAGCTAGTCACGGTTGTCTCCATCTCTTGGGATGGGATCACCCTGACGAAGCAAGTCTAGAATTAATGCTAGATCAACAAGAAAATCTGCTGAAATTGGTAGATTTAAGCTTTGACTTGCTCAAATAA
- a CDS encoding tetratricopeptide repeat protein → MTQTILRILECRPDSYQSWYQQGNLYRNRGWYQEALISYEKALEYYPNDYWSWYRRGKVLELLSHYQEANQSYSKACKLKPRNYWCWYEQGYLNFKYLQDYAQCLLCFNQALSVNPDDYWATYRLGDVWRLLGDYTTAISYYAEALTIRPGDYWANYRRDQLF, encoded by the coding sequence ATGACTCAAACGATTTTAAGAATACTTGAGTGTCGTCCTGATTCTTATCAAAGTTGGTATCAACAGGGAAACCTCTATAGAAATAGAGGATGGTATCAGGAAGCTTTGATTAGTTATGAAAAAGCTCTAGAATATTATCCGAATGATTATTGGTCTTGGTATCGACGGGGTAAGGTTTTAGAATTGTTGAGTCATTATCAAGAAGCGAATCAGAGTTATAGTAAAGCTTGTAAGTTGAAACCAAGAAATTATTGGTGTTGGTATGAGCAGGGTTATTTGAATTTTAAGTATCTACAAGATTATGCTCAATGTTTATTATGTTTCAATCAAGCTTTAAGTGTAAATCCTGACGATTATTGGGCGACTTATCGTTTGGGTGATGTTTGGCGGTTATTAGGAGATTATACCACGGCGATCTCTTATTATGCAGAAGCTTTAACTATTCGTCCAGGTGATTACTGGGCTAATTATCGTCGTGATCAGCTTTTCTAG
- a CDS encoding DUF3285 domain-containing protein — protein MNETQEQIVETPLTEKPSYTKLAMRNMVRKKSKSLTHFALTTFGLLAFLVGISYLTR, from the coding sequence ATGAACGAAACACAAGAACAAATCGTAGAAACACCTTTAACCGAGAAACCAAGTTATACCAAATTAGCCATGCGCAATATGGTACGCAAAAAAAGTAAATCCTTGACACATTTTGCTTTAACTACGTTTGGTTTATTAGCTTTTCTCGTTGGCATATCCTATCTCACCCGATGA
- a CDS encoding glycosyl transferase — protein MQSRVLNLIITSHGFGHAVRVASVAGLLKKLYPEIVIIFTTGAPRWLLESYLEDDFIYRPRSFDVGVIQADSLTMDKQTTLAQMQQLQKSCRSIVASEVNYLKNNRVNLVLADIPNLAPLIAQGAGIPCWMMGNFGWDFIYRPWGGEFTAIADWIAQGYQQCDRLFRLPLSESMSAFANITDVGLTGGTPKYAVQELKAQFGIISPTEQTVLLTFGGLGLQKIPYENLNNFPQWQFITFDSQAPDLPNLIKVQDYHYRPVDFMPLCGRVISKPGYSTFAEALRLDIPIISLTREDFAESSLLLDGLKEYAWHQIVSVTEFSQSNWEFLTKPLIAPQKEKPLCKNGTEVIANQVLEYFRE, from the coding sequence ATGCAATCTAGAGTTTTAAATCTAATTATTACTAGTCATGGCTTTGGTCATGCTGTTCGTGTAGCATCTGTAGCGGGGTTGCTCAAAAAACTCTATCCTGAAATAGTGATCATCTTTACTACTGGTGCGCCGCGTTGGTTGCTAGAATCTTATCTAGAAGATGATTTTATTTATCGTCCTCGCAGTTTTGATGTAGGAGTTATTCAAGCGGATAGCTTGACTATGGATAAACAGACTACCCTTGCGCAAATGCAGCAATTGCAAAAAAGCTGCAGAAGTATAGTGGCGAGTGAAGTCAATTATCTGAAAAACAATCGGGTTAATTTAGTTTTAGCTGATATACCCAATTTAGCACCATTAATCGCTCAAGGAGCGGGTATTCCCTGTTGGATGATGGGTAATTTCGGTTGGGACTTTATTTATCGTCCTTGGGGAGGGGAATTTACGGCTATAGCTGATTGGATTGCTCAAGGTTATCAACAGTGCGATCGCCTATTTCGTCTTCCTTTATCTGAGTCTATGAGTGCTTTTGCCAACATTACTGATGTGGGTTTAACTGGGGGAACACCGAAATATGCTGTTCAGGAATTAAAAGCTCAATTTGGCATAATTAGTCCAACTGAACAAACGGTTTTATTAACTTTTGGTGGTCTGGGGTTACAAAAAATACCCTATGAAAACCTGAACAATTTCCCCCAATGGCAGTTTATCACTTTTGATAGTCAAGCTCCGGATTTACCTAACCTGATTAAAGTTCAAGATTACCATTATCGACCCGTAGATTTTATGCCCCTGTGTGGTAGGGTAATTTCTAAACCAGGATATAGTACTTTTGCTGAAGCTTTACGCTTAGATATTCCCATTATTTCACTAACTCGGGAAGATTTTGCCGAATCTAGTTTACTGTTAGATGGGTTAAAAGAATACGCTTGGCATCAGATTGTTAGCGTCACAGAATTTAGTCAAAGTAATTGGGAATTTTTAACTAAACCTCTGATTGCCCCGCAAAAGGAAAAACCCCTGTGCAAAAATGGTACAGAGGTTATAGCTAATCAGGTTTTAGAATATTTTAGAGAATAA
- a CDS encoding peptidase, producing the protein MNKYCLTAVLTVGTIIYTTVPSWAQLRMYNPLSLPSNNEVEDILSDKDIPTGEGGFARDYYVYLEENDQVVIDLISDDFDPIVSLIAADGSKIGENDDGPDGTNNSLLFLRITESGTYIVRVRAFGETGGGNFKLRLTRLRPVDNPE; encoded by the coding sequence ATGAACAAGTATTGTTTAACCGCTGTACTGACTGTCGGCACTATTATTTATACTACTGTTCCTAGTTGGGCGCAACTAAGAATGTATAATCCTCTATCTTTACCTTCTAATAACGAGGTAGAAGATATCCTCTCAGATAAAGATATTCCTACGGGAGAGGGTGGTTTTGCTAGAGATTATTATGTCTATCTAGAGGAAAATGATCAGGTAGTGATTGACTTAATCTCTGATGATTTTGATCCTATAGTTTCCCTAATCGCTGCTGATGGCTCTAAAATTGGTGAAAATGACGATGGACCAGATGGCACTAATAATTCTCTATTATTCTTACGTATTACTGAATCGGGTACTTATATTGTGAGAGTACGTGCTTTTGGTGAAACAGGAGGGGGGAATTTTAAACTAAGGCTGACTCGTTTACGTCCTGTGGATAATCCTGAGTAA